Proteins found in one Brachyspira murdochii DSM 12563 genomic segment:
- the eno gene encoding phosphopyruvate hydratase, which yields MSLIDNIVAREILDSRGNPTVEVDVYLDSGVMGRAAVPSGASTGEHEAVELRDGDKSRYMGKGVQKAVENVNEIICNELIDMDALDQVEIDRTMIELDGTENKGKLGANAILGVSLAVAKAAAEELGMPLYRYIGGTNAKTLPVPMANILNGGAHSSAPIDFQEYMVMPVGAPTFKEGLRYVAEVFHNLKNILHDRGLSTTVGDEGGFAPTLKDNEEPLQVIMQAIEKAGYKPGEDVMIAMDPASSEFYNKDKKKYVFHKSDNRELTPAEMVDFYADLCSKYPIISIEDGVAEDDWEGWKILTEKLGKKVQLVGDDLFVTNVKRLQMGLDKGVANSILIKVNQIGTLTETLDSIELAKTHNYTAVVSHRSGETEDSTIADIVVATNAGQIKTGSASRSDRIAKYNQLLRIEEELGSRAIYLGKKAFYNIMK from the coding sequence ATGTCTTTAATAGATAATATAGTAGCTAGAGAAATACTAGACTCAAGAGGAAACCCTACAGTAGAAGTAGATGTTTACTTAGACAGCGGTGTTATGGGCAGAGCTGCTGTACCATCAGGAGCTTCTACAGGCGAACATGAAGCAGTAGAATTAAGAGACGGCGATAAATCAAGATATATGGGTAAAGGTGTTCAAAAAGCTGTAGAAAATGTTAATGAAATTATTTGCAATGAACTTATTGATATGGACGCTTTGGATCAAGTAGAAATAGACAGAACTATGATAGAACTTGACGGTACTGAAAACAAAGGCAAATTAGGTGCTAATGCTATATTAGGTGTATCACTCGCTGTAGCAAAAGCAGCTGCTGAAGAATTAGGTATGCCATTATACAGATATATTGGAGGAACTAATGCTAAAACCTTACCAGTACCTATGGCTAATATTTTAAACGGCGGTGCTCACTCATCAGCTCCAATCGATTTCCAAGAATATATGGTAATGCCGGTTGGTGCCCCTACTTTCAAAGAAGGCTTACGCTATGTAGCTGAAGTATTCCATAACTTAAAAAATATACTTCATGACAGAGGCTTAAGCACTACTGTTGGTGATGAAGGCGGATTTGCACCTACTCTTAAAGATAATGAAGAACCTCTTCAAGTAATTATGCAGGCTATAGAAAAAGCTGGATACAAACCCGGTGAAGATGTGATGATAGCTATGGACCCTGCTTCAAGCGAATTCTATAATAAAGATAAGAAAAAATATGTATTCCATAAATCTGATAACAGAGAATTAACTCCTGCTGAAATGGTTGATTTCTACGCTGATTTATGCAGTAAATATCCTATTATCTCTATAGAAGATGGTGTTGCTGAAGATGACTGGGAAGGCTGGAAAATATTGACAGAAAAATTAGGCAAAAAAGTTCAATTAGTAGGAGATGACTTATTTGTTACTAATGTAAAAAGACTTCAAATGGGTTTAGATAAAGGTGTTGCTAACTCTATATTAATCAAAGTAAACCAAATCGGTACTTTAACTGAAACTTTAGACTCTATAGAACTTGCTAAAACTCATAATTATACTGCTGTAGTTTCTCACAGATCTGGTGAAACAGAAGATTCTACTATTGCTGATATAGTAGTAGCTACTAATGCTGGTCAAATCAAAACAGGTTCTGCTTCAAGAAGTGATAGGATTGCTAAATACAATCAATTATTAAGAATTGAAGAAGAATTAGGCAGCAGAGCTATTTACTTAGGTAAAAAAGCATTTTATAATATTATGAAATAA
- the gpmA gene encoding 2,3-diphosphoglycerate-dependent phosphoglycerate mutase, translated as MTKVVLIRHGESVWNKENLFTGWADVTLSEKGIEEAKAGGAELKKAGFTFDKAYTSTLTRAIKTLNLVLEEMGLLWIPVEKCWQLNERHYGALQGLNKSQTAEKYGEDQVKIWRRSYDTPPPALTKDDERYPGHDPRYKNLSEKELPLTECLKDTVARVVPFWENVILPDIKAGKKIIIAAHGNSLRALVKYLDNISDADITELNIPTGMPLVYELDDNFKAVNKQYLGDPEAVKKAMEAVANQGKKK; from the coding sequence ATGACAAAAGTTGTTTTAATACGTCATGGTGAGAGCGTATGGAATAAAGAAAATTTATTTACAGGCTGGGCAGATGTAACTTTGTCTGAAAAAGGTATAGAAGAAGCTAAAGCAGGCGGAGCAGAACTTAAAAAAGCAGGATTTACTTTTGATAAAGCATATACTTCTACTTTAACACGTGCTATCAAAACTTTAAATCTAGTTTTAGAAGAAATGGGACTTTTATGGATACCAGTAGAGAAATGCTGGCAGTTAAATGAAAGACATTACGGAGCATTACAAGGCTTAAATAAATCGCAAACAGCTGAAAAATACGGAGAGGATCAGGTAAAAATCTGGAGAAGAAGCTATGATACTCCGCCTCCAGCTTTGACAAAAGATGATGAAAGATATCCGGGTCATGATCCGCGTTATAAAAACTTATCAGAAAAAGAACTCCCTTTAACAGAATGTTTAAAAGATACTGTGGCAAGAGTAGTACCTTTTTGGGAAAATGTTATACTTCCGGATATTAAAGCTGGAAAAAAAATCATCATAGCAGCACATGGAAACAGTTTAAGAGCATTAGTAAAATATTTAGACAATATCTCTGATGCTGACATTACAGAGCTTAATATACCTACTGGAATGCCTTTAGTTTATGAGCTTGATGATAATTTTAAAGCTGTAAACAAACAGTATTTAGGCGACCCTGAAGCTGTTAAAAAAGCTATGGAAGCAGTAGCTAATCAAGGTAAAAAGAAGTAA
- a CDS encoding DUF6348 family protein, translating into MNNEELDLQLQKLYEEGKHSEIIKLILSLPEDQLNDNIKGLLAAAYNNTSEFDLAIEILNSLSEENKDNHTWFYKIAYAYSGKSDISNANLNIDRALYILEMNKASISSEEYDYFSNLYNNLKEYIQNGSFHYEANSVNIDDNDSIIKDISSVLANDIDNEIIEGSIVVKKWNIFINAYAEDITDKSAVINYYISSPDWDRDIFECCASAGKDANTSVGLSNGSFIFGIMTGIKAMNENIILDEAETESAGKKHKWKVYTSNLVNMGRDNGKPKNVNIYWDMFKDDILKRIGNQKICYIKIYGAKASNDYSIGELRINDVNIQELSDKMNEYVKTWNETDFSSDKQFFFLVQDNETYIPYPFSNDTILNFVKEYCNIVLNFKENDYDKLGNLAEQLTKDYTLATDLFLFLPEICADNEFFNELHSSEKINFNFESEEKNTAVYKTQIYTYHLISNYLFELFRENAFNGNENEVYAKFINMSALYNIYSQVKEDYEKKNKTLENLKVNLSFSVNNDYYIR; encoded by the coding sequence ATGAATAACGAAGAATTAGATTTACAATTGCAAAAATTATATGAAGAGGGAAAACATAGCGAAATCATTAAATTAATACTCTCTTTACCAGAAGATCAATTAAATGATAATATTAAAGGGCTTCTTGCTGCAGCATATAATAATACTTCAGAATTTGACTTGGCAATAGAAATATTAAATTCTTTATCTGAAGAAAATAAAGATAATCATACTTGGTTTTATAAAATTGCTTATGCATATTCAGGTAAATCGGATATAAGCAATGCCAATTTAAATATAGACAGAGCATTATATATATTAGAAATGAATAAGGCTTCTATAAGCAGTGAAGAGTATGATTACTTCAGCAATCTGTATAATAATTTAAAAGAATACATACAAAATGGAAGTTTTCATTATGAAGCTAATTCTGTTAATATAGACGATAATGATTCTATTATAAAAGATATATCTTCTGTTTTAGCAAATGATATAGATAATGAAATAATAGAAGGAAGTATTGTTGTAAAAAAATGGAATATATTTATCAATGCTTATGCAGAAGATATAACAGATAAAAGTGCTGTTATAAACTATTATATATCTAGTCCTGATTGGGATAGAGATATATTTGAATGCTGTGCAAGTGCAGGAAAAGATGCTAATACTTCTGTAGGACTTTCAAATGGAAGTTTTATATTTGGAATAATGACAGGCATAAAAGCGATGAATGAAAATATAATACTCGATGAGGCAGAAACCGAATCTGCTGGAAAAAAACATAAATGGAAAGTATATACTAGTAATTTGGTTAATATGGGTAGAGATAATGGAAAGCCAAAAAACGTAAATATTTATTGGGATATGTTTAAAGATGATATTTTAAAAAGAATAGGAAATCAAAAAATTTGCTATATTAAAATATATGGAGCTAAGGCTTCTAATGATTATTCTATAGGAGAGCTTAGAATAAATGATGTTAATATACAAGAGCTTTCCGACAAAATGAATGAATATGTGAAAACTTGGAATGAAACAGATTTCTCATCAGACAAACAATTTTTCTTTTTGGTTCAGGATAATGAAACTTATATTCCTTATCCATTTAGTAATGATACTATTTTAAATTTTGTTAAAGAATACTGCAATATAGTATTAAACTTTAAAGAAAATGATTATGATAAATTAGGAAATTTAGCTGAGCAGCTTACGAAGGACTATACTTTAGCAACAGATCTATTTTTATTTCTTCCGGAAATATGTGCGGATAATGAGTTTTTTAATGAACTTCATTCATCTGAAAAGATTAATTTTAATTTTGAATCAGAAGAAAAAAATACAGCTGTATACAAAACACAGATTTACACATATCATTTAATTAGTAATTATTTATTTGAGCTTTTCAGGGAAAATGCTTTTAATGGAAATGAAAATGAAGTGTATGCAAAATTTATAAATATGAGTGCATTATATAATATTTATTCTCAAGTAAAAGAAGATTATGAAAAGAAAAATAAAACACTGGAAAATCTTAAAGTTAATTTATCTTTTAGTGTAAATAATGATTATTATATTAGATAA
- a CDS encoding DIP1984 family protein — protein sequence MKLGEALLKKDEYIKRQENIKKRIKNNVLLRDDNENNENPNDLIKEYIDVNNELSDLIVKITNKEHETKLEIGISIADAINIRDKLDRELDIYKTVLKELNSKDYRNAKNEIKMKVLVNVKEIQAEADKLSKAYSDIDVIIQSANWNTDL from the coding sequence ATGAAATTAGGAGAGGCTTTATTAAAAAAAGATGAATATATTAAAAGACAGGAAAATATTAAAAAGAGAATAAAAAACAATGTCTTACTGAGAGATGATAATGAAAACAATGAAAATCCTAATGATTTAATAAAAGAATATATTGATGTAAATAATGAGCTTTCAGATTTAATTGTGAAAATAACTAATAAAGAACATGAAACAAAACTTGAAATAGGAATATCGATTGCCGATGCTATAAACATAAGAGATAAATTAGACAGAGAATTAGATATTTATAAAACTGTTTTAAAAGAACTTAACAGCAAGGATTACAGAAATGCTAAAAATGAAATAAAGATGAAAGTTCTAGTTAATGTAAAAGAGATTCAGGCAGAAGCTGATAAACTCTCAAAGGCGTACAGTGATATAGATGTTATTATTCAATCGGCTAACTGGAATACAGATTTATAA
- a CDS encoding Na+/H+ antiporter NhaC family protein, producing the protein MEHYGILGIIPPLLAIILALVTKEVIISLTLGILSGTLIIAHGNIFTAITIFTDKVAEMSGDAWNIRILLFCALLGAFVSMLSKTGATKAFGLWASKYLKTKKSILIFTWFFGLIIFIDDYFNSLSVGTVMRPAFDQNKISRAKLAYILDSTAAPVCILAPISTWVVTVMSYIRDSEGFESLNISEFVFFIKMIPYSVYPLLALAFVVLMALVFKDFGPMKRSEDNAKNGKLFDEELYGDCPGNLESSSNDTAKWYDMVIAIAVLIIVCIVMFPVTTYMGLIGKEGIDTFSAAMSSISLNQAFLDTDASKALFYGAVISIMIMYIYYMARRLLNIRSAGNSIIEGIKSMVPALAVLALAWSIGSVIKSSPEDGGLGLAAFLSEAVKGGGFPLWILPAIGYLLGCVIAFSTGTSWGTFAILIPIVIPIANGLAAGNGYTGEALLNVLLISVGSVVSGAVFGDHCSPISDTTILSSTGSNCPLLEHVATQIPYAGLVAVSSFVGVVVGGITLNPIAALLVGFIVMCVLAMLAPKFYDRISSLYKKNTSENLK; encoded by the coding sequence ATGGAACATTATGGTATATTAGGTATTATACCTCCTCTTTTAGCCATTATACTTGCTTTGGTTACAAAAGAAGTTATTATTTCTCTCACGCTTGGTATACTTTCCGGAACATTGATAATAGCACATGGTAATATATTTACAGCTATTACAATATTCACAGATAAAGTTGCCGAGATGAGCGGCGATGCTTGGAATATACGCATACTTTTATTTTGTGCTTTGCTTGGTGCTTTTGTTAGCATGCTTTCAAAGACTGGTGCTACTAAAGCATTCGGTCTTTGGGCGAGTAAATATTTGAAAACAAAAAAAAGCATACTTATATTTACTTGGTTTTTCGGTCTTATTATCTTTATAGATGACTACTTCAACAGCCTGTCAGTAGGTACTGTTATGCGTCCTGCTTTTGACCAGAATAAAATTTCAAGGGCTAAATTGGCATATATACTAGATTCAACTGCTGCTCCTGTTTGTATACTTGCTCCTATATCCACTTGGGTTGTTACTGTTATGAGCTATATTAGAGATTCTGAAGGTTTTGAATCTTTAAATATTAGTGAATTTGTTTTCTTTATCAAAATGATACCTTATTCTGTTTATCCGCTTTTGGCTTTAGCATTTGTAGTTCTTATGGCTTTGGTATTTAAAGATTTCGGACCTATGAAAAGAAGTGAAGATAATGCCAAAAATGGAAAACTATTTGATGAAGAATTATACGGTGATTGTCCGGGTAATTTGGAAAGCTCTTCAAATGACACTGCTAAATGGTATGATATGGTTATAGCTATAGCTGTACTTATTATAGTATGTATAGTAATGTTCCCTGTTACAACATATATGGGCTTAATAGGTAAAGAAGGTATAGATACTTTTTCTGCTGCTATGTCTAGTATATCTTTAAATCAGGCTTTTTTGGATACTGATGCTTCTAAGGCTTTATTTTATGGTGCAGTTATTTCTATTATGATAATGTACATATACTATATGGCTAGAAGATTATTAAATATACGTTCAGCTGGAAACTCCATAATAGAAGGTATAAAATCAATGGTTCCAGCTTTGGCGGTACTTGCATTAGCTTGGTCTATAGGAAGTGTTATAAAATCAAGTCCTGAAGACGGCGGACTTGGGCTTGCTGCTTTTCTTTCTGAGGCTGTAAAAGGAGGCGGTTTTCCTCTTTGGATACTTCCTGCTATAGGATATTTGCTTGGATGCGTTATCGCTTTCTCTACTGGTACAAGCTGGGGTACTTTTGCCATACTGATACCTATAGTTATACCTATAGCTAACGGACTTGCTGCAGGAAACGGATATACTGGCGAAGCTTTACTTAACGTTCTTCTTATAAGTGTAGGTTCTGTTGTTTCTGGTGCTGTTTTTGGGGATCACTGTTCGCCTATATCTGATACTACTATACTTTCTTCTACTGGAAGTAATTGTCCTTTGCTTGAGCATGTGGCAACTCAAATTCCTTATGCTGGATTAGTTGCTGTTTCATCATTCGTTGGTGTTGTAGTAGGAGGTATTACTTTAAATCCTATAGCTGCTTTATTAGTAGGTTTTATAGTGATGTGCGTACTTGCTATGCTTGCTCCTAAATTCTATGACAGAATATCATCTTTATATAAAAAAAATACATCAGAAAATCTTAAATAA